In Devosia sp. 1566, a single genomic region encodes these proteins:
- the rho gene encoding transcription termination factor Rho yields MQNMKLSELKAKSPAELLVFAEEHEVENASTMRKQELMFAILKQLAEREVDITGEGVVEVLPDGFGFLRSPDANYLPGPDDIYISPSQIRRFGLRTGDTVEGQIRSPKEGERYFALVKVNTINFEDPEAVRHKVNFDNLTPLYPEERLRMELPDPTVRDRSARVLDLVAPLGKGQRALIVAPPRTGKTVLLQNIAQSIATNHPECYLIVLLIDERPEEVTDMQRSVRGEVISSTFDEPASRHVQVAEMVIEKAKRLVEHKRDVVILLDSITRLGRAYNTVVPSSGKVLTGGVDANALQRPKRFFGAARNIEDGGSLTIISTALIDTGSRMDEVIFEEFKGTGNSEIILDRKVADKRIFPALDITKSGTRKEELLVEADILKKMYVLRRILTPMGTIDAMEFLTDKIRQTKTNSDFFDSMNT; encoded by the coding sequence ATGCAGAATATGAAGCTCAGCGAGCTCAAGGCCAAATCTCCGGCCGAACTTCTTGTGTTCGCAGAAGAACACGAAGTTGAAAATGCATCGACCATGCGCAAGCAGGAGTTGATGTTCGCCATTCTCAAGCAGTTGGCGGAGCGCGAAGTCGATATTACTGGCGAAGGCGTGGTGGAAGTTCTTCCCGATGGCTTCGGTTTCTTGCGGTCGCCCGATGCCAACTACCTGCCGGGTCCGGACGATATCTATATCAGCCCCTCGCAGATCCGCCGCTTCGGCCTGCGCACCGGCGATACGGTGGAAGGCCAGATTCGCTCCCCCAAGGAAGGCGAGCGCTATTTCGCCCTGGTCAAGGTCAACACCATCAATTTCGAAGATCCTGAGGCGGTGCGCCACAAGGTCAACTTCGACAATCTGACCCCGCTTTACCCCGAAGAGCGGCTGCGCATGGAATTGCCGGACCCCACGGTTCGCGATCGCTCGGCGCGGGTGCTCGATCTCGTGGCACCCTTGGGCAAGGGGCAGCGCGCTTTGATCGTCGCACCCCCGCGCACCGGCAAGACCGTGCTGCTGCAGAATATTGCGCAGTCAATCGCCACCAACCATCCCGAATGCTATCTCATTGTGCTGCTGATCGACGAACGGCCCGAAGAAGTGACCGACATGCAGCGCTCGGTTCGCGGCGAAGTTATTTCCTCGACCTTTGACGAGCCCGCCAGCCGCCACGTTCAGGTCGCCGAAATGGTGATCGAAAAGGCCAAGCGCCTTGTCGAGCACAAGCGCGACGTGGTGATTCTCCTCGATTCCATCACCCGCCTTGGCCGCGCCTACAACACCGTCGTGCCGAGTTCGGGCAAGGTTCTTACGGGCGGCGTGGATGCCAATGCCCTGCAGCGCCCCAAGCGCTTCTTCGGTGCGGCGCGCAACATCGAGGATGGCGGTTCGCTAACCATTATTTCAACCGCGCTGATCGATACCGGCTCGCGCATGGACGAAGTGATCTTTGAAGAGTTCAAGGGCACCGGTAACTCCGAAATCATTCTTGATCGCAAGGTCGCCGACAAGCGCATCTTCCCCGCTCTCGACATCACCAAGTCGGGCACCCGCAAGGAAGAGCTGTTGGTGGAAGCCGACATCCTCAAGAAGATGTATGTGCTGCGCCGGATCCTCACGCCCATGGGCACGATCGATGCCATGGAATTCCTCACCGACAAGATCCGCCAGACCAAGACCAATTCGGATTTCTTTGATTCGATGAATACCTGA
- the hemJ gene encoding protoporphyrinogen oxidase HemJ → MYEWVKAGHVIAVIAWMAGMLYLPRLFVYHSVTTPGTEQSETFKIMERRLLKGIINPAMIATFVFGLWMIHMGAVDWSQGWPWLKAAFVIGLTACHGILVRHTKNFAADANTKPQRYFRIINEVPTVLMIGIVIAVIVRPF, encoded by the coding sequence ATGTATGAATGGGTTAAAGCGGGGCATGTGATTGCCGTTATCGCCTGGATGGCGGGCATGCTCTATCTGCCGCGTTTGTTCGTTTATCACTCCGTCACCACCCCGGGCACGGAGCAATCGGAAACCTTCAAGATCATGGAGCGGCGGCTGCTCAAGGGGATCATCAACCCCGCCATGATCGCCACTTTCGTCTTCGGACTATGGATGATCCATATGGGCGCGGTCGACTGGAGCCAGGGTTGGCCGTGGCTCAAGGCGGCGTTTGTGATCGGGCTGACGGCGTGCCATGGCATTCTCGTTCGCCACACCAAGAACTTTGCCGCGGACGCCAACACCAAGCCGCAGCGCTACTTCCGCATCATCAATGAAGTGCCGACCGTGTTGATGATCGGCATCGTCATTGCCGTGATCGTGCGGCCGTTCTAG
- the hemE gene encoding uroporphyrinogen decarboxylase, with the protein MSQVALKPLLATVLGERQARPPIWIMRQAGRYLPEYREVRARSKGFLDLCYSPDLAVEVTLQPLRRFPLDAAILFSDILVVPDALGQSVRFEQGEGPLLEPITAQTLGQLRPERVLEHLAPVFETLRRLKHELPADKTLIGFCGSPWTVATYMIGGRGSPDQAAARLFALQEPAAFAALMDILVQASIDYLVAQFQAGADVVQLFESWALNLDEEAFRTQVIEPNRRIVEGVRQRVPNAPIIGFPRGAAGNIAAYVAATGVNAVGLDYSTPLGFAQNAVPPGMAVQGNLDPLRLVAGGPQMEERARQIIAAFADRPHIFNLGHGIVPQTPIAHVERLVELVKNG; encoded by the coding sequence GTGAGCCAAGTGGCCCTCAAGCCTCTTCTCGCCACCGTACTCGGTGAGCGACAGGCACGACCCCCGATCTGGATCATGCGCCAGGCTGGACGCTATCTCCCCGAGTATCGGGAAGTGCGCGCCCGCTCCAAAGGTTTCCTTGATCTGTGCTATTCGCCCGATTTGGCTGTGGAAGTGACGCTGCAGCCCCTACGTCGGTTCCCGCTCGACGCAGCGATTTTGTTTTCGGACATTCTTGTCGTGCCCGATGCGCTGGGACAATCGGTTCGCTTTGAACAAGGCGAAGGCCCCCTGCTCGAGCCCATCACCGCGCAGACCCTGGGTCAACTTCGTCCGGAACGGGTGCTCGAGCATCTGGCGCCGGTGTTTGAAACCTTGCGGCGCCTCAAGCACGAACTGCCCGCCGACAAGACGCTGATCGGCTTTTGCGGTTCGCCCTGGACCGTGGCCACTTATATGATCGGCGGACGCGGTTCGCCCGATCAGGCGGCGGCGCGGTTATTTGCGCTGCAGGAGCCGGCGGCCTTTGCGGCTTTGATGGACATCCTGGTACAAGCCAGCATCGATTATCTCGTGGCGCAATTTCAAGCGGGCGCCGATGTGGTGCAGCTGTTTGAAAGCTGGGCCCTCAATCTCGACGAAGAAGCGTTCCGCACACAGGTGATTGAACCCAATCGGCGGATCGTCGAAGGCGTACGCCAGCGCGTGCCCAATGCGCCGATCATCGGCTTTCCCCGTGGCGCGGCCGGCAACATCGCCGCCTATGTCGCCGCGACGGGGGTGAATGCCGTGGGTCTGGATTATTCCACTCCGCTCGGCTTTGCCCAGAACGCGGTGCCACCCGGGATGGCGGTCCAAGGCAATCTTGATCCGCTGCGGCTGGTTGCCGGTGGCCCGCAGATGGAAGAGCGGGCGCGCCAGATCATCGCCGCCTTTGCCGATCGTCCGCATATCTTCAATCTGGGGCACGGCATTGTGCCGCAAACGCCGATCGCCCATGTCGAGCGGTTGGTCGAGCTGGTCAAGAACGGGTAG
- a CDS encoding Maf family protein, with protein MLILASQSATRKALLAQAGLRFAAHPAVIDERLTEATILNQGGGGRAVAMALSSAKALNISLLHPGALVIGADQTLTFGGQLLHKPADRQRAAAQLRQLSGQTHQLHAAVALARGGGVVWSFVDTVELTMRGISDAEIKAVLDAEGDAVLASVGSYRLEGPSIQLFERVQGDYFSILGLPLLPLLGALRRFAPHLLLGASQS; from the coding sequence ATGCTGATCCTTGCCTCCCAAAGCGCAACCCGTAAGGCCTTGCTGGCGCAGGCAGGTTTGCGTTTCGCCGCACATCCTGCCGTTATCGACGAGCGCCTGACCGAAGCCACGATCCTCAACCAAGGGGGCGGGGGCAGGGCAGTCGCTATGGCCCTCTCTAGCGCCAAAGCCCTTAACATCTCCTTGCTCCATCCCGGCGCGCTGGTGATTGGCGCCGACCAGACCTTAACCTTTGGCGGGCAGTTGCTGCACAAGCCAGCCGATCGCCAGCGGGCCGCCGCACAGTTGCGCCAACTTAGCGGCCAAACCCATCAACTCCATGCCGCCGTGGCGCTGGCCCGGGGAGGGGGGGTGGTGTGGAGCTTTGTTGACACCGTTGAGCTGACCATGCGCGGCATCAGCGATGCCGAGATCAAGGCGGTGCTGGATGCGGAAGGCGATGCCGTTCTGGCATCTGTCGGCTCCTATCGGCTGGAAGGGCCCTCCATTCAGCTGTTCGAACGGGTGCAAGGCGACTATTTCTCCATTTTGGGGTTGCCCCTGTTGCCCCTCCTCGGGGCGCTTCGGCGCTTTGCCCCACACCTGTTGCTCGGAGCCAGCCAGTCTTGA
- a CDS encoding shikimate dehydrogenase: MTRKAFVIGHPIAHSRSPLIHGTWLAEHGIDGTYEAIDVAPAELPGFFQRLRGGEFAGGNVTIPHKEAVFALCDTVDPLARSIGAVNTLVAEHGHVHGTNTDYLGFLGNLDQGAPGWSEGLEAAIVLGAGGAARAILVALQSRNIPIILLNRTRQTADRLAQSIGGDIDVADLEEFNSIAPSAGLVVNTSSVGMHGTGFADFDLGQLRPDVLVTDLVYVPLQTPLLADAAARGLRIVDGLGMLLHQAVPGFAAWFGIQPEVTPQLRARIEATLDH, translated from the coding sequence TTGACCCGCAAAGCCTTTGTTATCGGCCACCCCATCGCCCATTCCCGCTCGCCCCTGATCCACGGCACCTGGCTCGCTGAACACGGGATCGACGGCACCTATGAGGCCATCGACGTGGCGCCTGCCGAGCTTCCCGGCTTTTTTCAGCGACTGCGTGGTGGGGAATTTGCCGGCGGCAATGTCACCATTCCCCATAAGGAAGCCGTTTTTGCCCTGTGCGACACGGTGGATCCACTGGCGCGCAGCATTGGTGCGGTCAATACGCTGGTGGCCGAGCATGGCCATGTGCACGGCACCAACACTGATTATCTCGGCTTTCTCGGCAATCTCGATCAGGGCGCGCCGGGCTGGTCCGAGGGGCTCGAAGCAGCCATCGTTCTTGGAGCAGGGGGCGCGGCGCGCGCGATCCTTGTGGCGCTGCAAAGCCGCAATATCCCGATCATCCTGCTCAACCGCACGCGCCAAACGGCCGATCGGTTGGCGCAGAGCATCGGCGGCGATATCGATGTTGCCGACCTGGAGGAGTTCAACAGCATCGCTCCATCAGCCGGTCTTGTGGTTAACACCAGCTCGGTTGGCATGCATGGCACCGGCTTTGCCGATTTTGACCTCGGCCAGTTGCGGCCCGATGTGTTGGTGACCGATCTGGTTTATGTGCCGCTGCAAACTCCCTTGCTCGCCGATGCGGCCGCCCGTGGCTTGCGCATAGTCGACGGTCTGGGCATGCTGCTCCATCAGGCCGTGCCGGGCTTTGCCGCCTGGTTCGGCATCCAGCCCGAGGTCACCCCGCAATTGCGCGCCCGGATCGAAGCCACTCTGGACCATTGA
- the coaE gene encoding dephospho-CoA kinase (Dephospho-CoA kinase (CoaE) performs the final step in coenzyme A biosynthesis.) — MYRLGLTGSIATGKSAVLAAFAANGVPVFSADAAVAELYAGAAAPAVEALFPGVIVDGAVDRTRLSLQLAKNPGKFDQLETLVHPMVRARIAQFLADAAAAGETLAVVEVPLLYETGHDYGFDGVAVTLVDPAIQRERALARAGMTVDKLQTILARQLPQAEKQKRADFVFDTGKPLGVTQAEVAALVEALQAQQEQA, encoded by the coding sequence ATGTATCGCCTTGGCCTCACCGGCTCCATCGCCACTGGAAAATCTGCGGTCCTCGCGGCGTTCGCGGCCAATGGCGTGCCGGTGTTTTCCGCCGATGCTGCAGTGGCCGAGCTTTACGCCGGCGCTGCGGCTCCGGCCGTCGAAGCGCTGTTTCCCGGCGTTATCGTCGACGGAGCCGTTGATCGCACCCGGCTATCGCTGCAACTCGCAAAAAACCCCGGAAAGTTTGACCAGCTCGAAACCCTGGTCCATCCCATGGTGCGCGCCCGCATCGCCCAGTTCCTCGCCGATGCGGCAGCGGCGGGCGAGACCCTTGCCGTTGTTGAAGTGCCGCTCCTTTATGAGACCGGCCATGATTATGGCTTTGATGGCGTGGCTGTCACCCTGGTTGACCCCGCCATTCAACGCGAGCGCGCGCTGGCCCGCGCCGGCATGACCGTGGATAAGCTGCAAACAATTCTTGCCCGCCAGCTCCCGCAGGCTGAAAAGCAGAAGCGCGCCGATTTCGTTTTCGATACGGGCAAGCCGCTCGGGGTTACGCAGGCTGAGGTGGCGGCCCTGGTCGAAGCCTTGCAGGCCCAGCAGGAACAGGCATGA
- the dnaQ gene encoding DNA polymerase III subunit epsilon: MNREIVLDTETTGLSPATGDRLVEIGCVELINHIPSGKTYHIYINPQRTMPEEAFRVHGLSDEFLADKPLFAEVAEDFCQFIGDATLIIHNAPFDMGFLNAELGKLGRGALRNMVIDTVMLARERHPGARVSLDALCKHYGIDNSRRTLHGALLDSEILAEVYLELIGGKQVSLALVAENRVSGAEALASFAAAPRRPLPLPPRLTQAELAAHAAFIASLGPEALWTQFAADEVPTRLSA, from the coding sequence ATGAACCGAGAAATCGTCCTTGATACCGAAACCACGGGCTTGTCTCCCGCCACGGGCGACCGGCTGGTGGAAATCGGCTGTGTCGAGCTGATCAACCATATCCCCTCGGGCAAGACCTACCATATCTATATCAATCCCCAGCGCACCATGCCCGAAGAAGCGTTTCGGGTGCACGGGTTGTCCGACGAATTTTTGGCCGACAAGCCCCTTTTTGCTGAGGTAGCCGAGGATTTCTGCCAGTTCATCGGCGATGCCACGCTGATCATTCACAACGCCCCATTCGACATGGGTTTTTTAAACGCGGAGCTAGGCAAGCTTGGTCGCGGTGCCCTGCGCAACATGGTGATCGATACGGTGATGCTCGCCCGTGAGCGGCACCCCGGCGCTCGCGTGAGCCTTGATGCCTTGTGCAAGCATTACGGCATCGACAATTCGCGCCGGACTCTCCACGGCGCGCTGCTCGACAGCGAGATCCTCGCTGAGGTCTATCTCGAGCTGATCGGCGGCAAGCAGGTGAGCCTGGCGCTGGTGGCGGAAAACCGCGTTTCGGGCGCCGAGGCTCTTGCGAGCTTTGCGGCCGCCCCACGCCGGCCCTTGCCCCTGCCACCTCGGCTGACGCAAGCGGAACTGGCGGCCCACGCCGCCTTCATCGCTTCGCTTGGGCCCGAGGCGCTCTGGACCCAATTCGCCGCCGACGAAGTCCCGACCCGGCTCAGCGCCTGA
- the secB gene encoding protein-export chaperone SecB gives MADETQGSAAPQASTAPSMNLVGQYIRDLSFENPGAPGSIMAGGGNPAFNVSISVAVKKQADEVFAVELTLNAKANRETTLLFAVELVYGGVFRLRNVPEAQLSQLLMIECPRLIFPFARQVLASVTQQGGFPPLMMEPVDFASIYRQNLQALAAKQNAGGANAAAPVTAADAESDKPN, from the coding sequence ATGGCTGACGAGACCCAGGGCAGCGCCGCACCCCAGGCCAGCACCGCCCCCAGCATGAACCTGGTTGGGCAGTATATTCGCGACTTGTCGTTTGAGAATCCGGGCGCACCGGGTTCGATCATGGCAGGCGGCGGCAACCCGGCCTTTAATGTTTCGATCAGCGTCGCCGTCAAAAAGCAGGCCGACGAAGTATTCGCCGTCGAGCTCACGCTCAACGCCAAGGCCAATCGCGAAACCACTTTGCTGTTCGCAGTGGAGCTGGTCTATGGCGGCGTGTTCCGGCTGCGCAATGTCCCCGAAGCTCAGCTCAGCCAATTGCTGATGATCGAATGCCCGCGCCTGATCTTCCCGTTTGCCCGCCAGGTGCTCGCCAGCGTGACCCAGCAGGGTGGCTTCCCGCCGCTGATGATGGAGCCGGTGGATTTCGCTTCAATCTATCGCCAGAACCTGCAGGCCCTCGCGGCCAAGCAGAATGCGGGTGGCGCAAATGCTGCCGCTCCAGTGACTGCTGCCGATGCCGAAAGCGACAAGCCGAACTGA
- a CDS encoding FxsA family protein, whose amino-acid sequence MIRYLPFALLLLPIVEIALFIKVGQTIGLWPTLGLVILAALLGAVLLRQQGVSVLTQMRQRMNRGEMPARAIADAMMLGIAAVLLVVPGFFSDIVAILLLLPPVRSWIYRSLAKRMTVVSTASYQSSSAWNERRIDRPDTIDLDDDEFREK is encoded by the coding sequence GTGATCCGCTATCTGCCGTTTGCCCTGCTGCTGCTGCCTATTGTCGAGATTGCCTTGTTTATCAAGGTGGGACAGACAATCGGCCTGTGGCCAACGCTGGGGCTCGTGATCCTCGCGGCGCTCCTCGGCGCGGTGCTGTTGCGCCAGCAAGGGGTGAGCGTGCTGACGCAAATGCGCCAGCGCATGAACCGGGGCGAGATGCCGGCGCGCGCCATTGCCGATGCGATGATGCTGGGGATCGCCGCGGTGCTGCTGGTGGTGCCGGGCTTTTTCTCCGACATTGTCGCCATTCTCCTGCTGCTGCCGCCGGTGCGCAGTTGGATCTACCGGAGCCTTGCCAAGCGCATGACAGTGGTGAGTACCGCCAGCTATCAAAGCTCAAGCGCCTGGAACGAGCGCCGGATCGATCGCCCCGATACAATCGATCTCGACGACGACGAATTCCGGGAGAAATAG
- a CDS encoding Tim44/TimA family putative adaptor protein, whose translation MDDFLDLPTLIVIVVAVIVLFRLRSVLGTRTGTERPPVERRKPAEAAAADDTVVPLRPRGAGQPELDDERRARKLEAEIEQHSRGNQPLAQGMRDVAAADPTFTPKSFLDGAKQAYEMIVTGFAAGDRALLKTLLEKDVFDGFNRAITDREAAGQTVDFTFVGLPKVEISEAENNGKSVLVTVRFHAEVVSATRDKDGNLVEGNADQVQTVADEWTFARNPKSRDPNWKVVTTSQLD comes from the coding sequence ATGGACGATTTTCTCGATCTGCCCACTCTCATTGTGATCGTGGTAGCCGTGATTGTTTTATTCCGGCTGCGTTCGGTGCTGGGAACGCGGACGGGAACCGAGCGTCCACCCGTCGAGCGCCGCAAGCCCGCCGAGGCCGCTGCCGCTGACGATACCGTCGTCCCGCTGCGCCCGCGTGGTGCCGGCCAACCCGAACTTGATGACGAGCGGCGCGCGCGCAAGCTCGAGGCCGAGATCGAGCAGCATTCGCGCGGCAATCAGCCTTTGGCACAGGGCATGCGCGACGTCGCGGCGGCCGACCCCACCTTTACGCCCAAATCCTTTCTCGATGGCGCCAAGCAGGCCTATGAAATGATCGTGACCGGCTTTGCCGCCGGCGACCGCGCTCTGCTCAAGACGCTGCTGGAAAAGGACGTGTTTGACGGGTTCAACCGCGCTATCACCGACCGAGAAGCGGCGGGCCAGACCGTCGATTTCACCTTTGTGGGCCTGCCCAAGGTGGAAATCTCGGAAGCCGAGAACAACGGCAAATCTGTTCTGGTCACCGTCCGCTTCCATGCCGAAGTGGTTTCCGCCACCCGCGACAAGGACGGCAATCTGGTTGAAGGGAATGCCGATCAGGTGCAAACGGTCGCCGACGAATGGACCTTTGCGCGCAACCCCAAGTCGCGCGATCCCAACTGGAAGGTCGTCACCACCAGCCAGCTCGACTGA
- a CDS encoding Smr/MutS family protein, with translation MSKRDPKRLPHDFHLWTTVAATVDPLRRKGLMRMGAGPLPMPHAETPAEPPARPAAGKPKPPRKPFLAPYQAPLPSAPTPERSIEPAIHKKVRKGRIDIDGTIDLHGMTQNEARSALHRYVQSRWARGDRTLLVITGKGARTDDDYIAAMNQRGVLRTMLPIWLSEPALSPLVSGWTLAARGHGGEGAWYVRLRRQ, from the coding sequence ATGTCCAAGCGTGATCCCAAGCGGCTGCCGCATGACTTCCACTTGTGGACGACGGTCGCCGCAACCGTGGATCCGCTCCGGCGCAAGGGGCTGATGCGCATGGGGGCTGGGCCGCTGCCCATGCCGCACGCCGAAACGCCGGCTGAGCCCCCGGCACGGCCCGCTGCCGGCAAGCCCAAGCCGCCCCGCAAACCGTTCCTCGCGCCGTACCAGGCGCCGCTCCCCAGCGCACCAACTCCCGAGCGCAGCATCGAGCCCGCCATCCATAAAAAGGTGCGCAAAGGCCGCATCGATATCGATGGCACGATCGATCTGCACGGCATGACCCAGAACGAAGCGCGCAGCGCGCTCCATCGCTATGTGCAATCGCGCTGGGCCCGTGGCGACCGCACGCTCCTCGTCATCACCGGCAAGGGTGCCCGTACCGACGATGATTACATCGCCGCCATGAACCAGCGCGGCGTCTTGCGCACCATGTTGCCGATCTGGCTGAGCGAGCCGGCGCTGTCGCCGCTGGTATCAGGCTGGACGCTGGCGGCCCGCGGCCATGGCGGGGAGGGCGCGTGGTATGTGCGCCTGCGCCGCCAGTGA
- a CDS encoding helix-turn-helix transcriptional regulator — protein MTPLGAKLRALREERGIQLKDMAAALQVSSAYLSALEHGRRGKPTGFLLHRIIAYFNVIWDEAEELQRLAEISDPKITIDTAGMVPEATELTNRLAADIGKLTPEDLRFLHTELVRRSTRR, from the coding sequence GTGACCCCGCTCGGCGCCAAGCTGCGCGCGCTGCGCGAAGAACGCGGCATCCAACTCAAGGACATGGCCGCCGCCCTCCAGGTCTCGAGCGCCTATCTCTCCGCTCTCGAGCACGGCCGGCGCGGCAAGCCCACCGGCTTTCTCCTTCACCGCATCATCGCTTATTTCAACGTCATCTGGGACGAAGCCGAGGAGCTGCAGCGCCTCGCCGAAATCAGCGACCCCAAGATCACCATCGACACCGCCGGCATGGTCCCCGAAGCAACCGAGCTCACCAACCGCCTCGCCGCCGATATCGGCAAACTCACCCCAGAAGACCTCCGGTTCCTGCACACCGAACTGGTACGCCGCTCCACTCGCCGTTAG
- the hslU gene encoding ATP-dependent protease ATPase subunit HslU: MSETNFSPREIVSELDRNIVGQADAKRAVAVALRNRWRRQQLPPELRREVTPKNILMIGPTGVGKTEISRRLARLAQAPFIKVEATKFTEVGYVGRDVEQIIRDLVEAGIAVLRDKRRADVQAQAHHNAEERVLDALVGTSATPSTRDSFRKKLRANELDDKEIEIELTPSPSTGGFEMPGMPNGGIGMINLSDMFKSAMGGRGVKRKLKVKDAYEPLIAEEADKLLDQEQLKAESIELVENHGIVFIDEIDKVAAREGGVQGGPSREGVQRDLLPLIEGTTVATKYGPVKTDHILFIASGAFHVSKPSDLLPELQGRLPIRVELKALTREDFIGILSDTEASLIKQYVALMGTEGVTLEFTPDAIEAIADAAVRVNSSVENIGARRLQTVLERLVEDISFEAPDKQGETIRIDAAFVAEKVGVLAADTDLSKFVL; encoded by the coding sequence ATGAGTGAAACCAATTTTTCCCCGCGCGAGATCGTCAGCGAGCTCGACCGCAATATCGTGGGTCAGGCCGATGCCAAGCGCGCGGTGGCCGTGGCGCTGCGCAACCGGTGGCGGCGCCAGCAGTTGCCCCCCGAGCTGCGCCGGGAAGTGACGCCCAAGAACATCCTGATGATCGGGCCCACGGGTGTCGGCAAGACCGAGATTTCGCGCCGCCTGGCCCGGCTGGCGCAGGCGCCGTTCATCAAGGTGGAAGCCACCAAGTTCACCGAAGTGGGCTATGTCGGGCGCGACGTGGAGCAGATCATCCGCGACCTCGTGGAAGCCGGCATCGCCGTGCTGCGCGACAAGCGCCGGGCCGATGTGCAGGCCCAGGCGCATCATAATGCCGAAGAGCGGGTGCTCGATGCATTGGTCGGCACGTCAGCCACGCCGTCGACGCGCGACTCGTTCCGCAAGAAGCTGCGGGCCAACGAGCTCGACGACAAGGAAATCGAGATCGAGCTGACCCCGTCGCCCTCCACGGGCGGTTTCGAAATGCCGGGCATGCCCAATGGCGGGATCGGCATGATCAATCTATCGGATATGTTCAAGTCGGCGATGGGCGGGCGCGGGGTCAAGCGCAAGCTCAAGGTCAAGGATGCCTATGAGCCGCTGATCGCCGAGGAAGCCGACAAGCTGCTCGACCAGGAACAGCTCAAGGCCGAATCGATCGAGCTGGTGGAAAACCACGGCATCGTCTTCATCGACGAGATCGACAAGGTTGCGGCGCGCGAAGGTGGCGTACAGGGCGGGCCATCACGCGAAGGCGTGCAGCGGGACCTGTTGCCGCTGATCGAAGGCACGACCGTCGCGACGAAATATGGGCCGGTCAAAACCGACCATATCCTGTTTATCGCTTCGGGCGCGTTTCATGTGAGCAAGCCCTCGGACCTTCTGCCCGAATTGCAGGGTCGCCTGCCGATCCGCGTCGAGCTCAAGGCGCTGACCCGCGAGGACTTCATCGGCATTTTGAGCGACACCGAGGCGAGCCTCATCAAGCAATATGTTGCGCTGATGGGCACGGAAGGGGTGACGCTGGAATTCACCCCGGATGCCATCGAGGCCATTGCCGATGCCGCGGTGCGGGTGAATTCGTCGGTGGAAAATATCGGCGCCCGGCGGCTGCAAACGGTGCTGGAGCGGCTGGTGGAAGACATCTCGTTCGAGGCCCCTGACAAGCAGGGCGAGACCATCCGAATCGATGCGGCCTTCGTGGCCGAGAAGGTCGGCGTGCTGGCGGCGGACACGGATCTAAGTAAGTTCGTGCTGTAG
- a CDS encoding GNAT family N-acetyltransferase: MSFSVRQLTAADAEAFRTIRLEALLDTPEAFGGDHGEESQQPLEAFTEQLTGSAVFGGFVAERLCGVVGLYWSQSAKRRHIGNLYTVYVRPEARGQGMALPLIEEAVAHARQLGHQQVLLAAGAENAPALALYRKAGFEIYGTEPRSLYVNGRYIDEHLMVRLLDEAPGKTTK, translated from the coding sequence GTGAGTTTTTCGGTCCGGCAATTGACGGCGGCGGATGCCGAAGCGTTCCGGACGATCCGGCTCGAAGCGCTGCTCGATACACCGGAAGCCTTTGGCGGCGATCATGGCGAGGAAAGCCAGCAACCGCTCGAGGCCTTCACCGAGCAACTGACGGGCAGCGCCGTGTTTGGTGGCTTTGTTGCGGAAAGACTCTGCGGCGTGGTCGGCCTGTATTGGAGCCAGAGCGCCAAGCGGCGGCATATCGGCAATCTTTATACCGTCTATGTCCGCCCCGAGGCGCGCGGCCAAGGCATGGCGCTGCCGCTGATCGAGGAGGCCGTGGCCCATGCGAGACAGCTCGGCCACCAGCAGGTGCTGCTGGCCGCTGGCGCAGAAAATGCACCGGCCCTGGCGCTGTACCGGAAGGCCGGGTTTGAAATCTACGGGACCGAACCGCGGTCTCTTTATGTGAACGGCCGTTACATCGACGAACACCTGATGGTGCGCTTGCTCGACGAGGCACCAGGAAAGACAACGAAATGA